A window of the Diabrotica undecimpunctata isolate CICGRU chromosome 1, icDiaUnde3, whole genome shotgun sequence genome harbors these coding sequences:
- the LOC140432642 gene encoding uncharacterized protein: MMLLKWCSCVVLIILLSIADQSQCIFSSRSSSSGSRGSSRSSSSFGSGSRSSSSWGSSGSSFGSSGSRGSTFGSSGSRSNTFGTGSRGLSSFGSFGSHGTSFGSGSRGSSSSFGSSGTYGWKVTAKPVTSRPFTNFKPVTSRFQPVTTRVKPVSSGFHTVAPSHRTYSRQPAFNPNFNAAPSKVTPSPGVRNAITKQPAYNPFFTTSSHLSAPKKPQNNPFFTSSPNQGSSQFGRPTPRPVFHNPHQKNNASGFNNFAPPKSGSVFNTQQNHGSSFNNFGSATSRPRFNSSSGFNNQRPAFSNSGSTFNTQNHGSGLNNFGSASSRPHFNSSNGFSQRPVFQRPLGNGNLGRPVQPWRPGNSSSNWGHNQRPLYTTSKPLYQGRSWNTTSFSGSSLHRPGAQGNVYQPPTSYRNTYTTGSGVHSHYPVQPVLHPIHTQPSTTIINNNNHYYGGSTYYRPGYSSFGTGSTHVTVINNNNYHHHVIVPTRHYYSYGPPAIGVTVVNSYDPFATTHYHTTYHYSTYDTGSTSLGFFLGYQLGKISRPSYYYHSTTYVNNEYVPRYDHYTVHHYYHNSESIPKVAPIQPNAVVVCPGDSSSLCPPGTMSLCTNNGAVMCVVNAMNTSPCSTNKQVNCANSTIPCENNSSPECKQKTAASVSIPCVSTANIPASVDFINNSVIVTDANDSTVKSFCVTVLALPSKNETETSKDQLSQQLLENSVPFQYTTNQTGVDLLGYYLAHKVQNLVQPTFSYLNYDQNYNYVEKFDHYDVFQYYHGADVLPKEVEVKPDQIMSCAGDSGTVCPQYTSSLCLNDGAVICVANKSSTIFSNELQTNYLNGSIPCDKLKSPFCVHNRNTKVPIQIPCFSTAKVYANISLLEKSFGIDNDIQRYKTFELSNVTANSTAQNITELCVTVLLLPAEKTIAQVPKMIKVTGLPNKGNHLDLSKYIYRDLSNNEIGLYLLETLPKLSFPSYYFINAYLYSENGTVQKYDHYSVHYQEHGREIIPADLEFQAFDLRQCEGDSGVICPINTSAICLNDGGVMCLTDMLLTKSCGKNSSTTCVQSNFGCENRNNCRSLKTIDIPCISTATIYGDIMAVNHNIYVNEPNLAKQYTDLQLIPGTNVNNTPVYHKAQQFCVTIVALPEVRKLSEGEKLLAVANNLLGNIMLKLYR, translated from the exons ATGATGTTATTGAAATGGTGCTCTTGTGTTGTActgattattttattatctatCGCAGATCAGAGTCAGTGTATTTTTt CTTCTCGTTCGTCTAGTTCGGGATCCAGAGGCAGTTCACGTAGTTCTAGTTCCTTTGGATCTGGATCTCGAAGCTCCAGCTCTTGGGGATCATCTGGATCATCATTTGGATCTAGTGGATCACGTGGTAGTACATTTGGATCTAGTGGATCACGTAGTAATACATTTGGAACTGGATCGCGAGGTTTAAGTTCCTTTGGATCGTTTGGATCACACGGAACTTCATTTGGATCTGGATCTCGTGGTTCGAGTTCATCATTTGGGTCCTCTGGAACTTATGGATGGAAAGTCACTGCCAAACCAGTTACTTCGAGACCCTTTACTAATTTTAAGCCTGTTACCAGTAGATTTCAACCAGTAACTACTAGAGTAAAACCTGTTTCAAGTGGATTCCATACAGTTGCACCTTCGCACAGAACTTATTCTAGACAACCAGCCTTTAATCCGAATTTTAATGCTGCTCCAAGTAAGGTTACCCCTTCTCCTGGAGTTCGCAATGCCATTACCAAACAACCAGCGTATAATCCCTTCTTTACAACATCTTCACACTTAAGTGCCCCTAAGAAGCCCCAAAATAATCCATTCTTTACTTCTTCACCCAATCAAGGAAGCAGTCAGTTTGGTCGTCCGACACCTAGACCTGTTTTTCACAATCCACACCAGAAAAATAATGCATCTGGTTTTAACAATTTTGCACCTCCAAAGTCTGGTTCTGTTTTTAATACACAACAAAATCATGGATCATCTTTTAACAATTTTGGCAGTGCTACATCAAGGCCACGCTTTAACAGTAGCAGCGGATTTAATAACCAGAGACCCGCTTTCTCAAATTCTGGTTCTACTTTTAATACACAAAACCACGGATCTGGTTTGAATAATTTTGGAAGTGCTTCGTCAAGACCACACTTCAACAGTAGCAATGGATTCAGTCAGCGACCCGTCTTTCAAAGACCTTTGGGCAATGGAAACTTAGGACGCC ctgtGCAACCTTGGCGTCCTGGCAATAGCAGCAGTAACT GGGGACATAACCAGAGACCACTTTACACTACCTCTAAACCTCTATACCAAGGACGATCTTGGAATACAACTTCATTCAGTGGAA gtTCGTTACATAGACCTGGAGCTCAAGGGAATGTGTATCAACCACCAACAA GTTACCGAAACACTTATACGACCGGCTCTGGAGTACACTCACACTACCCTGTTCAACCGGTATTGCATCCTATTCACACACAACCATCAACAACAATAATTAACAACAACAACCATTATTATGGAGGTTCAACATATTATCGTCCAGGTTATAGTTCATTTGGAACTGGGTCTACCCACGTTACTGTTATCAATAACAACAACTACCATCACCACGTGATAGTACCTACACGACATTACTATAGTTATGGTCCGCCAGCTATTGGAGTTACTGTAGTGAACAGTTATGATCCATTCGCAACCACACATTATCATACAACTTACCATTACTCCACGTACGATACTGGAAGTACCTCACTTGGTTTCTTCTTAGGGTACCAATTAGGAAAAATTAGTCGACCAAGTTATTACTACCACAGTACCACCTACGTGAACAACGAATATGTTCCCAGATATGATCATTATACTGTTCATCACTATTATCATAATAGCGAATCAATACCAAAGGTAGCACCTATTCAACCTAATGCAGTTGTAGTTTGTCCAGGTGATAGCAGTAGTTTGTGTCCTCCTGGTACTATGTCACTCTGTACAAATAACGGTGCAGTTATGTGCGTTGTTAATGCTATGAACACATCTCCTTGTTCTACAAATAAACAAGTTAATTGTGCTAACAGTACCATACCGTGTGAAAACAATTCTTCACCAGAATGTAAACAGAAGACAGCAGCATCTGTATCTATACCATGCGTTTCTACTGCTAACATACCAGCAAGTGTTGATTTTATCAACAACAGTGTTATTGTAACAGACGCAAATGACTCAACAGTTAAATCTTTTTGTGTGACAGTTTTAGCTTTACCCTCAAAAAATGAAACAGAAACAAGCAAAGATCAATTGAGTCAACAACTATTGGAAAACAGTGTACCATTCCAGTATACTACAAACCAAACTGGCGTTGATCTTTTGGGTTATTACTTAGCTCACAAGGTGCAGAATTTGGTCCAACCCACTTTTAGTTATCTAAATTATGATCAAAACTACAATTACGTAGAAAAGTTCGACCATTACGACGTGTTCCAATACTATCACGGTGCTGATGTCTTGCCAAAAGAAGTAGAAGTAAAACCAGATCAGATCATGAGCTGCGCTGGAGACAGTGGTACTGTCTGTCCCCAATATACTTCTTCTTTATGCCTCAACGATGGAGCAGTTATTTGTGTAGCTAACAAATCATCTACAATCTTCAGTAATGAACTTCAGACCAACTATCTAAATGGTAGTATACCATGCGATAAACTTAAGTCTCCATTTTGTGTACATAATCGAAACACAAAAGTTCCTATACAAATTCCATGTTTTTCCACTGCCAAAGTCTACGCTAATATAAGTTTATTAGAAAAAAGCTTTGGAATAGACAATGATATTCAACGTTACAAAACTTTTGAACTTTCCAACGTAACTGCTAATTCAACAGCCCAGAATATAACTGAACTTTGTGTAACTGTTTTACTTTTACCAGCAGAAAAAACTATTGCTCAGGTACCAAAGATGATAAAAGTAACAGGATTACCTAATAAAGGCAATCATTTAGACTTATCAAAATATATTTACCGAGATTTGAGCAATAACGAAATAGGACTATATTTACTTGAAACGTTACCAAAACTATCTTTTCCATCCTACTATTTTATTAACGCTTATTTGTATTCTGAAAATGGCACAGTACAAAAATATGATCATTATTCTGTACACTACCAAGAGCACGGCAGGGAAATAATACCTGCTGATTTAGAATTCCAAGCTTTTGACTTACGACAGTGTGAAGGCGATAGTGGTGTTATCTGTCCCATAAACACTTCCGCAATTTGTCTCAACGACGGTGGAGTAATGTGTCTCACAGATATGTTGTTAACGAAATCATGTGGTAAAAATTCTAGTACTACTTGCGTACAATCGAATTTTGGTTGTGAAAACCGTAACAATTGCAGAAGTTTAAAGACTATAGACATACCATGTATTTCAACAGCGACAATTTATGGAGATATTATGGCGGTAAACCACAATATCTACGTTAATGAACCAAACTTAGCCAAACAATACACCGATCTTCAACTTATCCCTGGAACAAACGTAAACAACACGCCGGTATATCACAAGGCACAGCAGTTTTGTGTAACAATAGTTGCTTTACCAGAGGTCAGAAAATTGTCTGAaggtgaaaaattattagcagTCGCCAATAACTTATTGGGTAACATAATGTTAAAATTGTATCGATAA